From Oncorhynchus clarkii lewisi isolate Uvic-CL-2024 chromosome 26, UVic_Ocla_1.0, whole genome shotgun sequence, the proteins below share one genomic window:
- the LOC139384997 gene encoding telomeric repeat-binding factor 2-like isoform X3: protein MWRQHDNMESSADRGLDVECVVNRWIVDYYISVAFEAFRNEQDSDFCEIRDILQCHLVRPLEANDATPKKIRAIQFLTRINDGDKLDFSFDPQEDLTPLESALSVLDSIRDELPVPQKDLERVQKSVREMLVIVCIKNQAFDKAKEVLMKYFPKSKVGKKAIFLGLVNKRSSDHSVLQQVTYQQFKQEMLQFCQSLFPFSHPFLSRAARQLVVKRRDAGQDAEEGDCPSDPQPEDHLLPATEEKTSRHKPSPPPGGVLLTRSQLMAVYTALAEELREPMTFAELEEEVEREVMEENAGKGGAAVDQEEPLLHLSESPRQGSDAVLEQDVPRSQRESDSPMEASPADLVPSADLVPPADLVPPAVLAPGPQWKSRGWPHTIARLVMEPDSQDSTASRESVSNGEESVSRADPLSPASTYSPPTRKYRKRGAGKITEETSSDPEEDVCILDDTPEQRGSAPTPQRGSAPIPQRGSAPTPQRSSAPTPQRGSAPTPQRSSTPQRSPTPQTSHTPQRSATPQRSPTPQRGSSHKRIHTPQRSSTHTPQRSPTPQRSSTHTPQISPTPQRGPTHQRSPTPQTSHIHQRSPTPQKASTSKKGPDLKWKQLFSVAKESKDRWSDEEDLFDSPHKDSSEDNASTTGGGRKRVSLGSEDNASTTGGGRKRMWTAEETEWVKEGVRRYGEGNWSRVKSSFPFLGRTAVNIKDRWRTMKKLQLV, encoded by the exons ATGTGGCGGCAACACGACAACATGGAGTCGAGTGCGGACCGCGGACTAGATGTGGAATGTGTTGTTAATCGGTGGATAGTGGATTATTATATATCTGTGGCGTTTGAGGCGTTCAGGAATGAACAGGACAGTGATTTCTGTGAGATCAGAGACATCCTTCAAT GTCATCTGGTTCGGCCGTTGGAAGCCAACGACGCCACACCCAAGAAGATTCGAGCCATACAGTTCCTCACCAGGATAAATGACGGTGACAAACTCG ACTTCTCGTTTGACCCTCAGGAGGACCTCACGCCACTGGAGTCGGCTCTGAGCGTTTTGGACAGCATCCGCGACGAGTTGCCGGTTCCCCAGAAAGACTTGGAGAGAGTACAGAAGTCTGTCAGAGAGATG TTGGTGATTGTGTGCATTAAGAACCAGGCCTTTGACAAAGCCAAGGAGGTTTTGATGAAATACTTCCCCAAAAGCAAGGTTGGAAAG AAAGCGATCTTCCTGGGGCTGGTCAACAAGAGGAGCAGTGATCATTCAGTCCTGCAGCAGGTCACCTACCAGCAGTTTAAACAGGAGATGCTGCAGTTCTGTCAGAGCCTgtttcccttctctcatcctttcCTGTCCAGG GCTGCCAGACAGCTGGTGGTGAAGAGACGGGATGCAGGACAGGATGCAGAGGAAGGAGACTGTCCCTCAGACCCTCAGCCAGAGGACCACCTTCTACCAGCAACAGAGGAGAAGACATCCAGACACAAACCCAG tcctcccccCGGTGGCGTCCTGCTGACCCGCAGCCAGCTGATGGCCGTTTATACAGCCCTGGCCGAGGAGCTGAGGGAGCCCATGACCTTTGCCgagctggaggaggaggtggaaagggaggtgatggaggagaACGCAGGAAAAGGAGGTGCTGCTGTGGACCAAGAGGAACCTCTCCTGCACCTCTCTGAAAGCCCCAG GCAGGGCTCAGACGCTGTGTTGGAGCAGGACGTCCCTAGGTCCCAGAGAGAGTCCGACAGTCCAATGGAGGCTTCCCCTGCTGACCTGGTTCCCTCTGCTGACCTGGTTCCCCCTGCTGACCTGGTTCCCCCTGCTGTCCTGGCACCAGGCCCCCAGTGGAAGAGCCGAGGCTGGCCTCATACCATAGCCAGGCTGGTTATGGAGCCAGACAGCCAG GATTCTACGGCCTCTCGAGAATCAGTATCCAACGGGGAGGAGTCAGTCAGCCGGGCGGACCCACTAAGCCCCGCCTCCACCTACAGCCCACCGACACGGAAGTATCGAAAACGAGGAGCCGGCAAGATAACCGAAGA GACCTCGTCTGACCCTGAGGAGGATGTGTGTATTCTAGATGACACCCCTGAGCAGCGAGGCTCTGCCCCCACCCCCCAGAGAGGCTCTGCCCCCATCCCCCAGAGAGGCTCCGCCCCCACCCCCCAGAGAAGCTCCGCCCCCACCCCCCAGAGAGGCTCCGCCCCCACCCCCCAGAGAAGCTCCACCCCCCAGAGAAGCCCTACCCCCCAGACAAGCCACACCCCCCAGAGAAGCGCCACCCCCCAGAGAAGCCCCACCCCCCAGAGAGGCTCTTCACATAAGAGAATCCACACCCCCCAGAGAAGCTCCACCCACACCCCCCAGAGAAGCCCCACCCCCCAGAGAAGCTCCACCCACACCCCCCAGATAAGCCCCACCCCCCAGAGAGGCCCCACCCACCAGAGAAGCCCCACCCCTCAGACAAGCCACATCCACCAGAGAAGCCCCACCCCTCAGAAGGCCTCCACCAGTAAAAAGGGACCTGATCTGAAGTG GAAGCAGCTCTTCAGCGTTGCTAAGGAATCCAAGGATAGGTGGAGCGATGAAGAGGATTTATTTGACTCCCCTCACAAAGACA GTTCTGAGGACAACGCCAGTACTACTGGAGGAGGCAGGAAGAGGGTGAGTTTAGGTTCTGAGGACAACGCCAGTACTACCGGAGGAGGCAGGAAGAGG ATGTGGACAGCAGAGGAGACGGAGTgggtgaaggagggagtgagGCGCTACGGAGAGGGGAACTGGTCCAGAGTAAAGTCCTCTTTCCCC
- the LOC139385115 gene encoding uncharacterized protein, translating into MESAGAVTPVLGVEERVQQHEAILQHLGTAMDRVLQTMERWERRSSSTSTTKDTTDHPSLTRFLWDSALPSEGVRWEGSGMSGFLTPTGALPGDRAPNSLGGARACPPSSPVSQGKPWIGPTRYGRKEERCWTNLRILPSRAPEARSAQKFALDFRTLAAGAGWNNRALIITTVVVCVRTSVRELACRDTTLTFDQLVDISMRLDNLLATHGHPDRGLSIPSPSTTAPTPMELGGAAMRATGGGLIHAPSVVAEGTLPVGAGEVPLGVEAAGRALSCHSR; encoded by the coding sequence atggagtcagcaggagcagttACCCCGGTACTAGGGGTTGAGGAGCGCGTCCAGCAGCATGAGGCGATTCTACAACATCTCGGCACCGCCATGGATCGCGTCCTACAGACGATGGAGCGCTGGGAGAGAAGGAGTTCCTCCACCAGCACCACCAAGGACACCACTGATCACCCCTCCCTCACCCGGTTCCTGTGGGATTCGGCTCTCCCttccgagggagtacgatgggaaGGCAGCGGGATGTCAGGGTTTCTTACTCCaactggagctctacctggcgacCGTGCACCCAACTCCTTGGGGGGCGCGAGAgcgtgtccgccctcgtctcctgtctcTCAGGGAAAGCCCTGGATTGGGCCAACGCGGTATGGGAGGAAGGAGGAGCGGTGCTGGACAAATTTGAGGATTTTACCGTCTCGTGCACCTGAGGCAAGGAGCGCACAGAAGTTCGCATTGGACTTCCGGACCCTGGCCGCCGGCGCAGGgtggaacaacagggccctgatcATCACTACCGTTGTAGTTTGCGTGAGGACGTCCGTCAGGGAGTTGGCCTGTAGGGACACAACTCtgaccttcgaccagctggtggacatttCCATGaggttggataacctgctggctacccaCGGACATCCAGATCGGGGTCTGTcgattccatcccccagcaccaccgctccgacgcccatggagctgggaggtgctgctaTGAGGGCGACCGGAGGAGGGTTGATCCATGCACCATCTGtggtcgcagagggcacactgccggtcggtgctggggaggttcctctaggagtcgaggcagcaggcagggcactatcGTGTCACTCCAGGTGA
- the LOC139384997 gene encoding telomeric repeat-binding factor 2-like isoform X4 — protein sequence MWRQHDNMESSADRGLDVECVVNRWIVDYYISVAFEAFRNEQDSDFCEIRDILQCHLVRPLEANDATPKKIRAIQFLTRINDGDKLDFSFDPQEDLTPLESALSVLDSIRDELPVPQKDLERVQKSVREMLVIVCIKNQAFDKAKEVLMKYFPKSKVGKKAIFLGLVNKRSSDHSVLQQVTYQQFKQEMLQFCQSLFPFSHPFLSRAARQLVVKRRDAGQDAEEGDCPSDPQPEDHLLPATEEKTSRHKPSPPPGGVLLTRSQLMAVYTALAEELREPMTFAELEEEVEREVMEENAGKGGAAVDQEEPLLHLSESPRQGSDAVLEQDVPRSQRESDSPMEASPADLVPSADLVPPADLVPPAVLAPGPQWKSRGWPHTIARLVMEPDSQDSTASRESVSNGEESVSRADPLSPASTYSPPTRKYRKRGAGKITEETSSDPEEDVCILDDTPEQRGSAPTPQRGSAPIPQRGSAPTPQRSSAPTPQRGSAPTPQRSSTPQRSPTPQTSHTPQRSATPQRSPTPQRGSSHKRIHTPQRSSTHTPQRSPTPQRSSTHTPQISPTPQRGPTHQRSPTPQTSHIHQRSPTPQKASTSKKGPDLKWKQLFSVAKESKDRWSDEEDLFDSPHKDSSEDNASTTGGGRKRMWTAEETEWVKEGVRRYGEGNWSRVKSSFPFLGRTAVNIKDRWRTMKKLQLV from the exons ATGTGGCGGCAACACGACAACATGGAGTCGAGTGCGGACCGCGGACTAGATGTGGAATGTGTTGTTAATCGGTGGATAGTGGATTATTATATATCTGTGGCGTTTGAGGCGTTCAGGAATGAACAGGACAGTGATTTCTGTGAGATCAGAGACATCCTTCAAT GTCATCTGGTTCGGCCGTTGGAAGCCAACGACGCCACACCCAAGAAGATTCGAGCCATACAGTTCCTCACCAGGATAAATGACGGTGACAAACTCG ACTTCTCGTTTGACCCTCAGGAGGACCTCACGCCACTGGAGTCGGCTCTGAGCGTTTTGGACAGCATCCGCGACGAGTTGCCGGTTCCCCAGAAAGACTTGGAGAGAGTACAGAAGTCTGTCAGAGAGATG TTGGTGATTGTGTGCATTAAGAACCAGGCCTTTGACAAAGCCAAGGAGGTTTTGATGAAATACTTCCCCAAAAGCAAGGTTGGAAAG AAAGCGATCTTCCTGGGGCTGGTCAACAAGAGGAGCAGTGATCATTCAGTCCTGCAGCAGGTCACCTACCAGCAGTTTAAACAGGAGATGCTGCAGTTCTGTCAGAGCCTgtttcccttctctcatcctttcCTGTCCAGG GCTGCCAGACAGCTGGTGGTGAAGAGACGGGATGCAGGACAGGATGCAGAGGAAGGAGACTGTCCCTCAGACCCTCAGCCAGAGGACCACCTTCTACCAGCAACAGAGGAGAAGACATCCAGACACAAACCCAG tcctcccccCGGTGGCGTCCTGCTGACCCGCAGCCAGCTGATGGCCGTTTATACAGCCCTGGCCGAGGAGCTGAGGGAGCCCATGACCTTTGCCgagctggaggaggaggtggaaagggaggtgatggaggagaACGCAGGAAAAGGAGGTGCTGCTGTGGACCAAGAGGAACCTCTCCTGCACCTCTCTGAAAGCCCCAG GCAGGGCTCAGACGCTGTGTTGGAGCAGGACGTCCCTAGGTCCCAGAGAGAGTCCGACAGTCCAATGGAGGCTTCCCCTGCTGACCTGGTTCCCTCTGCTGACCTGGTTCCCCCTGCTGACCTGGTTCCCCCTGCTGTCCTGGCACCAGGCCCCCAGTGGAAGAGCCGAGGCTGGCCTCATACCATAGCCAGGCTGGTTATGGAGCCAGACAGCCAG GATTCTACGGCCTCTCGAGAATCAGTATCCAACGGGGAGGAGTCAGTCAGCCGGGCGGACCCACTAAGCCCCGCCTCCACCTACAGCCCACCGACACGGAAGTATCGAAAACGAGGAGCCGGCAAGATAACCGAAGA GACCTCGTCTGACCCTGAGGAGGATGTGTGTATTCTAGATGACACCCCTGAGCAGCGAGGCTCTGCCCCCACCCCCCAGAGAGGCTCTGCCCCCATCCCCCAGAGAGGCTCCGCCCCCACCCCCCAGAGAAGCTCCGCCCCCACCCCCCAGAGAGGCTCCGCCCCCACCCCCCAGAGAAGCTCCACCCCCCAGAGAAGCCCTACCCCCCAGACAAGCCACACCCCCCAGAGAAGCGCCACCCCCCAGAGAAGCCCCACCCCCCAGAGAGGCTCTTCACATAAGAGAATCCACACCCCCCAGAGAAGCTCCACCCACACCCCCCAGAGAAGCCCCACCCCCCAGAGAAGCTCCACCCACACCCCCCAGATAAGCCCCACCCCCCAGAGAGGCCCCACCCACCAGAGAAGCCCCACCCCTCAGACAAGCCACATCCACCAGAGAAGCCCCACCCCTCAGAAGGCCTCCACCAGTAAAAAGGGACCTGATCTGAAGTG GAAGCAGCTCTTCAGCGTTGCTAAGGAATCCAAGGATAGGTGGAGCGATGAAGAGGATTTATTTGACTCCCCTCACAAAGACA GTTCTGAGGACAACGCCAGTACTACTGGAGGAGGCAGGAAGAGG ATGTGGACAGCAGAGGAGACGGAGTgggtgaaggagggagtgagGCGCTACGGAGAGGGGAACTGGTCCAGAGTAAAGTCCTCTTTCCCC